AAGAAGAAGATATTAGGGAAGATGTTGTTGAACGAGATCAAGCCGATCCTCGGGGAGTTGGTGCTCTCGCTGGGAATGAGGATGGACCCGGAGGAGCTTGAGCGGCTTCGCGCGCTGTACGAGAACCCGATCGATTAGAAATCGGAGGGGGCCTCGACGGCCCCCTCCGAAGCCTCCCCCAGGAATCGGTTGCGCGGGCGAAGCCCGCGCTCGAAGGGCGTTACGGAGGGGGACACCCACGCCTTCGGCGCGGGTACCCGGGCCCCCTCGAAACCTCCCCCTCGGCAAGCTTGCGCCGGCGGAGCCGGCGCTCTAACGGCAAGGGGGGCGAAGCCCCCGTCCGAGTCAACTAGGCGCCGCCGTGGAGCCGGTGCGGCTTGCCGCCGTTCTGGGATGCGAGCGCCCGGGCCGCCTCGGCATCGAGCGGGTTGGACTCGAGATCGGGGAGGCAGGTGATCCTCCCCGCGAGGCCCTTCGTCCTGCCCTGGCCCTCTGACCCACCGCGGCGTGCCCCCGCGGACGCGAGCGCGTCGAGGGCGTGGCGCTCGGCGATGAGCAGGAGAGTCGCCAGACGCTCTTTGGCCGCCCGGAGACGCTCCGGGGCCCCGCGCCTCGGCGCCCGCGCTGCCAGCTGTTCGGCGACGCCGACGCACTGGTTGACCACCTCGCGCTCGCCCCGGGCGGCGAACGCCTCGGCCGTGCGGAGGACGCCGTCGAGCGATGCCCGCTCGCGCGCCAGGAGGAGCGCGGCCAGGTAAATCCAGCGCGCCCTGGCCTCCAATGCCCGGGGAAGCCCGGCGCCCTCGCCGATCCTCAGGGCGGCGTCGCCGACATCCATCAGGCCCTCCCAGCGCCGGCTGGCCAGCGCCGCGTCGTGAGCGCGAAGCCACGCCCGCATGGCGCTGTTGACGTTCTTCTTTGCCAGCGCGGCGTCGACCGCCCGGATGTGACTGCTCCACGGGGCCTCGCGTTGAGCCGAGCGGCCGATCGCCTGAGCCTTGGCGCCCCGCTGGCTCACGATCGACACGAGCTTCATTCCCGGGGCGATCACGACGTGGGGGCGGCTCCATCTTTTCGTTTTCTTCCCCATCCTCCCCTCCCTCAGGTCTATCGGCGGCTTCCTGCCAGGTCACGCGCCCGCAGTGCACTCGCTGCTGAAGTCCTGGAAGTAGCAAGGAGGGTGCCAGAGGAAGTGCGTAAAAAAACACGGAGTTATAGAGGGGGGGGTACCGGTTCACTGGCGGTGGTGGTGGAAACCTGAGCGCTGTCCCGCCCTGCTCGCTCTCCCGCGCCCGGCTCAGGCTCGGAATCCAGGAGCCACGTCTGCGTCTCCCGGGTCGCCCAGCGCGTGACGCTCATGGTAGCTCCGTCCATCTCCAGGACGATGGCCCCATCCCGATCGGTGCGGAAGACCCTCGCCCCCGCGCGGTCGAGGCGGTCCAGGGTCTCGCCCGTCGGATGGCGGAACGGGTTGCGCGCGCCGGCGGAGACGACGGCGAGCCGGGGCTGCGCTGCCGCGAGAAACGCCTCGGTCGTGGAATAGCGGCTCCCGTGGTGGGCTACCTTCAGCACCAGGTGGCCGAGCGGTTGCCGCGCCTCCAGGAGCGCCGCCTCCCCTTCCTGCTCCAGGTCTCCCGTGAAGAGGAACGAGGCCAGCCCCCAGTCGAGCCTGAGCACCAGCGAGTTGTTGTTCTCGTCCGAGGCGGGTCCGCGCGGCGAGCCCCGGAGCGGAACCGCCGGCGGGTTGAGCACGGTCACCAGCACCGGCCCCAGCCAGAACCGCGTCCCCCGTGTGAGCGAGCGCCGGATTGCCCCCGAGCGTTCGACGAGCCCGTAGAGCTCCGCGCTCCCCGCCTCCCAGATCCCGTTGTCCCAGAACTCCTTGATCCCGAAGCGCGAGATCACGGCGGCCAGACCGCCGGCATGGTCGGGATCCGAGTGGCTCATGGCGACGACGTCGAGCGCGTGAACGCCGCGGTTCCAGAGGAACGGGGCGATGATCCGCTCGCCCACGTCGAAGCGCCGTTCGCCGCCGGGGCCACCGTCGAGTAGCAGACGCCGGCCGTCGGGAAGCTCGACGAAGATGGCGTCGCCTTGCCCGACGTCCAGGAAGGTCACGCGGAGCCGCCCGTCCAGGGGCTTGAGCCACGGCCAGACGGAGAGGGCGACCACCCAAGCGGCGAGCATTCCGGCGATGAGCGTCGCGCGCGCCGAGCGGTGAAGCCGCGGGACGAGCGCGAGCAAGCCGTAGAAAGCGGCGACCGCGCTCCAGTGGGGCGCCGGGAGGTGGACCAGCGCCCACGGCAGCGCGGACGCGAGCCGCGCGGCGAACCGGAGCGCGAGGAGGATCAACCAGAGGCTCTCGAAGAAGAGCTGGGCGAGCCCGTCCGAGACGGAAGCGGCGAGGAGCGCCGCCAGTCCGAGCGTCGTGGCGAGCGCCGCCAGCGGCACCACCACCAGGTTGGCGGCGATCCCGACCAGCGAGAGCTGGTTGAAGTGGCTCAGCATGATCGGCGTGACCGCCAGCTGGGCGCCCAGGCTCACCGCGACGCCGGCCGCGAGCCACGTCGGCCACCCGCGCGAGGTGAGGACCTCGAGGGTAGAGGGTGTCAGCCAGAGGATCCCGAGCGTGGCGGCGAACGAGAGCTGAAAGCCCGGCTCCCAGAGATCCCCGGGGCGCCAGAGGAGGATTCCGAGCGCGGCCAGGGCGAGGCTGTTGATGGGGTTGGCGTCGCGCTCGAGGAGAAGGCCCAGGAGCAGTAGGAGACCCATCACGGTCGCGCGCACGACCGAGGGTTGCCCGCCGACCACCAGGGCATACCCGACCAGGAGCATCGATGCCACGACCGCCACGAGCCGACGCGGGAGTCCCACGAGCCGGAGCCCCAGAAACACCGTGGACGCGATCAGGGCCACGTTGAAGCCTGACACCGCTAGGATGTGGTAGACCCCCGCACGTCGGAAGGCCTCGTCCATGCTCCTGGGGAGTCCGGTGCGCTCACCGAGGAGGAGGCCGGCCAGCAGAGCGGCCGAGCGCGGCGGCAGGTTCCGGTGTAGGGTCGCTAGCGCCCAGCGTTTCACCCGGACCGTCCAGGGAGGGTCTTCGGGCGTGATGGGCTCGAGCCGGTCTGGACGGCCGCTCCCCACGAGGTAGATCCCTTCACGAGCCAGGTGGGCAGGGTAGTCGAAGCCCGCCGGGTTCCTGAAGCCGAGAGGCCGGTGGAGGCGGAACTCTCCCCGCACCCGTTGCCCCTCGGTGAGCGGCGGGGGCTGGCCGTAGAGCGTCACCTGGACCCGTCCCCGCGCGGGTCGGCGCGCCTGGCCCGCCTCGACAGCCTCGACATCGATGAGCAGCCGCTCCCGGTCGGGGGCGAAGCGCATGGGTTCTTCGACGAGCTGCCCCTCGACCGTGATTCGGGTGGGGAGCGGGAGGCGGGCGATATGGTCGGGGGGAAGCGGAGCGGACCCGGCCCGGATGAAGCCGAGGAGCGCGAAGAGGACGAGCAGGGACGGGACGACCAGCGCCTCGCGCCGGCGCCAGAGGCTCCACACCGAGAGCAGAGCGGCGGCGAGCGCGACGAGCCAGATCCAGCTCCGGTGCGGGCCGATCCAAGCCGCGGCTGCCAGGCCGCCGACGAATGCGCCGGCGACCGGCGCCAGCGGCAGGGCTTCGAGACGCATCGGGCGTAGCCGGGCGCGAACCGGCGGATCGCCTCCACGCGTCGCGCAGCCGACGCGCTCGGCGGGGTGCGCCATACCCGACCGTAGGACGCGCCGGAACGCGGGGTCAACTGTATCGGACCGGAGACAGGGGGGCGGCGCGGGTAGGGGTTGGGGACGCGCCGATCCGCTTGACACCCCCCACCGCCGCGCCTAGACTCCCTTCGAGCGCGGGCTTCGCCCGC
This region of Candidatus Rokuibacteriota bacterium genomic DNA includes:
- a CDS encoding DNA internalization-related competence protein ComEC/Rec2, yielding MRLEALPLAPVAGAFVGGLAAAAWIGPHRSWIWLVALAAALLSVWSLWRRREALVVPSLLVLFALLGFIRAGSAPLPPDHIARLPLPTRITVEGQLVEEPMRFAPDRERLLIDVEAVEAGQARRPARGRVQVTLYGQPPPLTEGQRVRGEFRLHRPLGFRNPAGFDYPAHLAREGIYLVGSGRPDRLEPITPEDPPWTVRVKRWALATLHRNLPPRSAALLAGLLLGERTGLPRSMDEAFRRAGVYHILAVSGFNVALIASTVFLGLRLVGLPRRLVAVVASMLLVGYALVVGGQPSVVRATVMGLLLLLGLLLERDANPINSLALAALGILLWRPGDLWEPGFQLSFAATLGILWLTPSTLEVLTSRGWPTWLAAGVAVSLGAQLAVTPIMLSHFNQLSLVGIAANLVVVPLAALATTLGLAALLAASVSDGLAQLFFESLWLILLALRFAARLASALPWALVHLPAPHWSAVAAFYGLLALVPRLHRSARATLIAGMLAAWVVALSVWPWLKPLDGRLRVTFLDVGQGDAIFVELPDGRRLLLDGGPGGERRFDVGERIIAPFLWNRGVHALDVVAMSHSDPDHAGGLAAVISRFGIKEFWDNGIWEAGSAELYGLVERSGAIRRSLTRGTRFWLGPVLVTVLNPPAVPLRGSPRGPASDENNNSLVLRLDWGLASFLFTGDLEQEGEAALLEARQPLGHLVLKVAHHGSRYSTTEAFLAAAQPRLAVVSAGARNPFRHPTGETLDRLDRAGARVFRTDRDGAIVLEMDGATMSVTRWATRETQTWLLDSEPEPGAGERAGRDSAQVSTTTASEPVPPPL